The Bifidobacterium animalis subsp. animalis ATCC 25527 genome has a segment encoding these proteins:
- a CDS encoding ABC transporter ATP-binding protein, producing MGSMSSAHDFQATGVTAVVDNDAGGTRTIFKDLSFEVHGGEIVDITGPSGSGKSTLLTSFARLNVNTTGKFVLDGVDSDTLSPQQWRERVAYLPQTSVLIGDNVADAIRLPWSLKIRVSQDHETAEQKLPDLLIRSTLDSMGCEDIDLARAVHELSGGQAARVSLARTLLTHPGVLLADEVDAGLDEENADKVADILRKAADNGTAVVRIRHRKPDGRANRIMVLANGTISPLQTAESAQSAQAAPSTHTEA from the coding sequence ATGGGAAGCATGAGTTCAGCGCACGATTTCCAAGCGACGGGTGTGACCGCCGTCGTGGACAATGATGCCGGCGGCACACGCACAATCTTCAAGGACCTCTCATTCGAAGTGCACGGCGGCGAGATCGTCGACATCACCGGGCCATCGGGTTCCGGCAAAAGCACGCTGCTCACCTCGTTCGCGCGACTCAACGTGAACACGACCGGCAAATTCGTGCTCGACGGCGTGGATTCCGACACGCTCTCGCCGCAGCAGTGGCGCGAACGCGTGGCGTACCTGCCGCAGACCTCCGTGCTGATCGGTGACAACGTGGCAGATGCGATCCGCCTGCCGTGGTCGTTGAAAATCCGCGTCTCGCAAGATCATGAGACCGCCGAGCAGAAACTGCCCGACTTGCTCATCCGCTCCACGCTCGATTCGATGGGCTGCGAGGACATCGATCTGGCACGGGCCGTGCACGAACTCTCCGGCGGCCAGGCGGCACGCGTCTCGCTCGCGCGCACATTGCTCACGCATCCGGGCGTGCTACTCGCCGACGAGGTGGACGCCGGGCTCGACGAGGAAAACGCCGACAAAGTGGCCGATATTCTGCGCAAGGCGGCCGATAACGGCACCGCGGTCGTGCGCATTCGCCACCGCAAGCCCGATGGCCGCGCGAACCGGATCATGGTGCTCGCAAACGGCACGATCTCCCCGCTGCAGACCGCGGAATCCGCGCAATCCGCGCAAGCCGCACCCAGCACGCACACGGAGGCCTGA